One Saccharopolyspora erythraea NRRL 2338 genomic region harbors:
- a CDS encoding class I SAM-dependent methyltransferase codes for MVEAAFDVIGERYVKETQELRAQRLAGQWVIDRLPARGARVLDLGCGTGFPTAEQFDGAGVEVVGVDESPRMLELAARRVPGARLVRGDMRALDAGLGDFDAVTAFFSLLMLSRAEVSAVLESVRDRLRGPRLLALAMVQGDSDAERMSFLGADLTVTAYSPRALGEVVSGAGFVVEELREVEVVCESDRPFAVEPQVFVYARAAG; via the coding sequence ATGGTGGAGGCTGCCTTCGACGTGATCGGCGAGCGGTATGTGAAGGAGACCCAGGAGCTGCGCGCGCAGCGCCTGGCCGGGCAGTGGGTGATCGACCGGTTGCCCGCCCGGGGTGCGCGGGTGCTGGATCTGGGGTGCGGGACGGGTTTTCCGACCGCCGAGCAGTTCGACGGCGCCGGTGTCGAGGTGGTGGGGGTCGACGAGTCGCCGCGGATGCTGGAGCTGGCGGCGCGGCGCGTTCCCGGGGCCCGGCTGGTGCGCGGTGACATGCGGGCGCTGGATGCCGGGCTCGGTGATTTCGACGCGGTGACGGCGTTCTTCTCGCTGCTGATGCTGTCGCGGGCGGAGGTCTCGGCCGTGCTGGAGTCGGTGCGGGATCGGTTGCGGGGTCCGCGCCTGCTGGCGCTGGCGATGGTGCAGGGCGATTCCGACGCCGAGCGCATGTCGTTCCTGGGCGCCGACCTCACGGTGACGGCGTACTCGCCGCGCGCGTTGGGCGAGGTGGTCTCCGGCGCGGGGTTCGTGGTGGAGGAGCTGCGCGAGGTGGAGGTCGTGTGCGAGTCCGACCGGCCTTTTGCGGTGGAGCCGCAGGTGTTCGTCTACGCGCGGGCGGCCGGGTGA
- a CDS encoding ATP-dependent Clp protease ATP-binding subunit: MSRGSAGDSSAAFDSLLSELFEVHSAGGPAVSQPAPGPGGLELGNLLDEQAHEVVSKAIRATVEWGSRELDSAHLLWAVTQVGPTARMLGDSGVRVEELASAVRTVAGTYDALGGQAQGKPVLSSSARRALLGAHQQALSEGADAVGARHVLLGLATDADSVAGRALARAMERSERTRPNARPSVLSTTPKLDEFGMDMTELARAGRLDPVVGRSQEVEQAVEVLGRRTKNNPVFIGDPGVGKTAIVEGLAQRIVDGAVPWSLAGRRVVSLDLAGMVAGAKYRGEFEQRFRDLMNEIRQHRDEVLVFIDEIHGIVGAGAGEGTMDAGTMLKPALARGEVQVVGATTVEEYRKHIEKDPALERRFQPILVAEPSVGDTVAVLRGLRDRYQLHHRVVIADDALVAAARLSQRYIADRFLPDKAVDLLDQACSRVRLLRGGSPNDPGSSAEHQPSVGRDDVADVVSRRTGIPVSDLTAADKQRLLGLEKVLRSKVIGQDAAVRSVAEAVRRARAGLADPERPIGSFLFLGPTGVGKTELARALARALFGDAQRLIRFDMGEFQEKHTVSRLIGAPPGYVGYGESGQLTDRVRRQPYSVLLLDEVEKAHPDVFNTLLQLLDEGRLSDAQGRSVDFRNVVVIMTSNIGADRILDAGGSAGDSALELLEELRSFFRPEFINRIDDVTVFQPLGPAALREITGLLLERTYQQLLARGIGMEVTEAAVAWLAERGHQPEFGARPLRRVIQRELDNRLAAMVIDGELSSGHRVLVDAVGEDLVLEVSVEWESSGGRHAAPMGEHVFG, translated from the coding sequence GTGAGTCGCGGCAGTGCCGGAGATTCCTCTGCCGCCTTCGACTCGCTGCTCAGCGAGTTGTTCGAGGTGCATTCCGCCGGTGGTCCGGCGGTGTCGCAGCCTGCGCCCGGGCCGGGCGGGCTGGAGCTGGGCAACCTGCTGGACGAGCAGGCCCACGAGGTGGTGTCGAAGGCGATCCGGGCGACCGTGGAGTGGGGCAGCCGGGAGCTCGACAGCGCTCACCTGCTGTGGGCGGTGACGCAGGTGGGGCCGACGGCGCGGATGCTGGGCGACTCGGGTGTGCGGGTGGAGGAGCTGGCCTCGGCGGTGCGGACGGTGGCGGGCACCTACGACGCGCTGGGCGGTCAGGCGCAGGGCAAGCCGGTGCTGTCGTCGTCGGCGCGGCGGGCGCTTCTCGGAGCGCACCAGCAGGCGTTGAGCGAGGGTGCCGACGCGGTGGGGGCGCGGCACGTGCTGCTCGGGCTGGCCACCGACGCCGACTCGGTGGCCGGGCGGGCGCTGGCGCGGGCGATGGAGCGCAGCGAGCGGACGCGGCCGAACGCGCGGCCCTCGGTGCTGAGCACGACGCCGAAGCTGGACGAGTTCGGCATGGACATGACCGAGCTGGCCAGGGCGGGCCGGCTGGATCCGGTGGTGGGCCGCTCGCAGGAGGTCGAACAGGCCGTGGAGGTGCTGGGGCGGCGCACCAAGAACAACCCGGTGTTCATCGGTGATCCGGGCGTGGGCAAGACGGCGATCGTGGAGGGCCTGGCGCAGCGGATCGTCGACGGTGCGGTGCCGTGGTCGCTGGCGGGCAGGCGGGTGGTGTCGCTGGACCTGGCCGGGATGGTGGCCGGGGCCAAGTACCGCGGCGAGTTCGAGCAGCGGTTCCGGGACCTGATGAACGAGATCCGCCAGCACCGCGACGAGGTGCTGGTGTTCATCGACGAGATCCACGGCATCGTCGGCGCGGGGGCCGGTGAGGGCACGATGGACGCGGGCACGATGCTCAAGCCGGCGCTTGCGCGCGGCGAGGTGCAGGTGGTCGGTGCGACGACGGTGGAGGAGTACCGCAAGCACATCGAGAAGGATCCGGCGCTGGAGCGGCGGTTCCAGCCGATCCTGGTGGCCGAGCCGTCGGTGGGTGACACGGTGGCGGTGCTGCGGGGCCTGCGGGACCGCTACCAGCTCCACCACCGGGTGGTGATCGCCGATGACGCGCTGGTGGCCGCCGCGCGGTTGTCGCAGCGCTACATCGCCGACCGGTTCCTGCCGGACAAGGCGGTGGACCTGCTGGACCAGGCGTGCTCGCGGGTGCGGTTGCTGCGGGGTGGTTCGCCGAACGATCCCGGTTCTTCGGCCGAGCACCAGCCGAGCGTGGGGCGTGACGACGTGGCCGATGTGGTGTCGCGGCGGACGGGGATCCCGGTGTCGGACCTGACCGCGGCCGACAAGCAGCGGTTGCTGGGGTTGGAGAAGGTGCTGCGGTCGAAGGTGATCGGTCAGGACGCGGCGGTGCGGTCGGTGGCCGAGGCGGTGCGGCGGGCGCGTGCGGGTCTGGCCGATCCGGAGCGGCCGATCGGCAGTTTCCTGTTCCTGGGGCCGACCGGGGTCGGCAAGACCGAGCTGGCGCGGGCTCTGGCGCGGGCGCTGTTCGGTGACGCGCAGCGGTTGATCCGCTTCGACATGGGCGAGTTCCAGGAGAAGCACACGGTGTCGCGGCTGATCGGGGCCCCGCCGGGCTATGTCGGCTACGGCGAGTCGGGGCAGCTGACCGACCGGGTGCGCAGGCAGCCGTACTCGGTGCTGCTGCTGGACGAGGTGGAGAAGGCGCACCCGGACGTTTTCAACACGTTGCTGCAGTTGCTCGACGAGGGGCGGTTGAGCGATGCGCAGGGGCGCAGCGTGGATTTCCGCAATGTCGTGGTGATCATGACCTCCAACATCGGTGCCGACCGCATCCTCGACGCCGGTGGCTCGGCCGGGGACTCGGCGCTGGAGCTGCTGGAGGAGCTGCGTTCGTTCTTCCGCCCGGAGTTCATCAACCGCATCGACGACGTGACGGTGTTCCAGCCGCTGGGCCCGGCGGCGTTGCGGGAGATCACCGGGCTGCTGCTGGAGCGGACCTACCAGCAGCTGCTGGCCCGGGGCATCGGCATGGAGGTCACCGAGGCCGCGGTGGCGTGGCTGGCCGAGCGGGGCCACCAGCCGGAGTTCGGGGCGCGGCCGCTGCGGCGGGTGATCCAGCGGGAGCTGGACAACCGGCTGGCGGCGATGGTGATCGACGGGGAGCTCTCGTCGGGACACCGGGTGCTGGTCGACGCCGTCGGTGAGGATCTGGTGCTGGAGGTGTCGGTGGAGTGGGAGTCCTCCGGTGGTCGGCACGCCGCACCGATGGGTGAGCACGTGTTCGGCTGA
- a CDS encoding MFS transporter has protein sequence MTADLSRAQHTAPPQRAARLSRGLVLTIAFGAVLQALNASTMAVAMVDIREQFQAGAATSWLISGLYLATAVGSPTAGRLADLFGPRRVFLSSLALTVLASVAAPFSPSLGWLIAFRVLLGIGTCAAYPAGVALLRQEADRLGLPLPAGALSALAIGGQVMIAGGPVIGGVLVQYWGWPAIFLVNLPLGLVGVVLALVWLPRDRRRAPSGESVLGRLDLVGAGLFAAVIAVLMLFLLSLSEQPRWWLLAVWVLLTAGFAAYELRARRPFVDVRVLVRNRPLTGTYLRTALTYVAFYVVFYGFPMWLESARGLDPAQVGLVVLPIALTAMVSVAGAGRLLRRMGHWPVLLAGSVALLVGGLLLTGLHAGSAVVVLVLVAAVLGIPNGFNNIGNQTALYGQADAADAGIASGLYRTSQYVGANIAAAVIELCFAGTASDPGMHRLGTVVAVISAVLLVGALAGLAGGRVRR, from the coding sequence GTGACCGCAGACCTCTCCCGTGCCCAGCACACCGCGCCGCCGCAGCGCGCGGCCCGGCTCTCGCGCGGTCTGGTGCTCACCATCGCCTTCGGCGCGGTGCTGCAGGCGCTCAACGCCTCCACCATGGCCGTGGCGATGGTCGACATCCGGGAGCAGTTCCAGGCCGGTGCGGCCACCTCGTGGCTGATCTCCGGTCTCTACCTGGCCACCGCGGTCGGCTCGCCCACCGCGGGCAGGCTGGCCGACCTGTTCGGCCCGCGCCGGGTGTTCCTGTCCTCGCTCGCGCTGACCGTGCTGGCCTCGGTGGCCGCGCCGTTCTCGCCGAGCCTGGGGTGGCTGATCGCGTTCCGGGTGCTGCTGGGCATCGGGACCTGCGCGGCCTACCCGGCGGGGGTGGCGCTGCTGCGCCAGGAGGCCGACCGGCTCGGTCTGCCGCTGCCCGCGGGCGCGCTGAGCGCGCTGGCGATCGGCGGGCAGGTGATGATCGCGGGTGGCCCGGTCATCGGCGGGGTGCTCGTGCAGTACTGGGGCTGGCCGGCGATCTTCCTGGTCAACCTGCCGTTGGGGCTGGTCGGGGTCGTGCTGGCGCTGGTGTGGCTGCCGCGCGACCGGCGCCGGGCGCCGAGCGGTGAGTCGGTGCTGGGCAGGCTGGACCTGGTCGGGGCCGGGCTGTTCGCCGCGGTCATCGCGGTGCTGATGCTGTTCCTGCTGTCGCTGTCGGAGCAGCCGCGGTGGTGGCTGCTTGCGGTGTGGGTGCTGCTGACGGCCGGTTTCGCCGCCTACGAGCTGCGGGCGCGCAGGCCGTTCGTCGACGTGCGGGTGCTGGTGCGCAACCGGCCGCTGACGGGGACCTACCTGCGCACGGCGCTGACCTACGTGGCCTTCTACGTGGTGTTCTACGGCTTTCCGATGTGGCTGGAGAGCGCGCGTGGGCTGGATCCGGCGCAGGTCGGGCTGGTGGTGCTGCCGATCGCGCTGACGGCCATGGTGTCGGTGGCCGGGGCCGGGCGGCTGCTGCGGCGGATGGGGCACTGGCCGGTGCTGCTGGCGGGGTCGGTGGCGCTGCTGGTCGGCGGCCTGCTGCTGACGGGTCTGCACGCGGGCAGCGCGGTGGTGGTGCTGGTGCTGGTCGCGGCGGTGCTGGGCATCCCCAACGGGTTCAACAACATCGGCAACCAGACCGCGCTGTACGGGCAGGCCGACGCCGCCGATGCCGGGATCGCCTCGGGGCTGTACCGGACCTCTCAGTATGTTGGTGCCAACATCGCGGCGGCGGTGATCGAGCTGTGCTTCGCGGGCACGGCGTCCGACCCGGGCATGCACCGGCTGGGTACCGTCGTGGCGGTGATCAGTGCGGTGCTGCTGGTGGGCGCGCTGGCCGGACTGGCGGGTGGCCGGGTCCGGCGGTGA
- a CDS encoding phosphoribosyltransferase, translating into MSRSGFAAQAREGFQDRRHAGRLLAERLRELELVDPVVLGLARGGVPVAAEVAGALDAPLRVAVARKIGAPGQPELALGAVTAQGPATYDPRLLRSFHLDEQALQSDCEREREEARRRERAYQKGDPLPLAGRDVVLVDDGLATGATARAAVRMLRESSPRSVVLAVPVGAPDAVAALRREADTVVCVLQPVAFAAVGQWYRNFRATTDEEIYQVLDEVDTG; encoded by the coding sequence ATGTCACGCAGCGGATTCGCCGCACAGGCCCGGGAAGGCTTCCAGGATCGCAGGCACGCCGGCAGGCTGCTGGCCGAACGGCTGCGGGAGCTGGAGCTGGTGGATCCCGTGGTGCTGGGCCTGGCCAGGGGAGGGGTGCCGGTGGCCGCGGAGGTCGCAGGAGCCCTGGACGCGCCGCTGCGGGTCGCGGTGGCCCGCAAGATCGGCGCGCCGGGCCAGCCGGAGCTGGCGCTGGGCGCGGTGACCGCGCAGGGCCCCGCCACCTACGACCCGCGACTGCTGCGTTCTTTCCACCTCGATGAACAGGCCTTGCAGTCCGACTGCGAACGCGAACGCGAGGAAGCGAGGCGACGGGAACGCGCTTACCAGAAGGGCGACCCGCTGCCACTGGCCGGGCGCGACGTCGTGCTGGTCGACGACGGGCTGGCCACCGGCGCGACAGCCCGCGCCGCCGTGCGGATGCTGCGCGAGTCCTCGCCGCGCTCGGTGGTGCTGGCCGTCCCGGTCGGAGCACCCGACGCTGTGGCCGCGCTGCGGCGGGAGGCCGACACCGTGGTGTGCGTGCTGCAGCCGGTCGCCTTCGCCGCAGTAGGGCAGTGGTACCGCAACTTCCGCGCGACCACCGACGAGGAGATCTACCAGGTGCTGGACGAGGTCGACACCGGCTGA